Proteins co-encoded in one Jeotgalibacillus malaysiensis genomic window:
- a CDS encoding diacylglycerol kinase, whose amino-acid sequence MQKAMLILNPSSGKEEALDHKESVLEVLKEMNYDITLKETEKEDDATRFAEEACRERYDLVVSMGGDGTLNETITGLAKQEYQPALGIVPLGTVNDFARALNISMDAEEAIQQLKTAETKRVDIGRINDRYFMNIIALGGIAEATFGVSVEQKTKLGPLAYMIEGFKTIREKEPFEADITYDGQKWEGSALLFLMALTNSVGGFEKLAPDAEVNDGHLHCFVIKDVPLYKLISIMTALLKGELEEDENVAYFKAKEVHVNSDKDLISNVDGDEGAHVPLTVEVLSRHIPILCPVEDNQ is encoded by the coding sequence ATGCAGAAAGCGATGCTCATATTAAACCCTTCTTCAGGTAAGGAAGAAGCGCTTGATCATAAGGAATCCGTACTTGAAGTGCTCAAAGAAATGAATTATGACATTACATTGAAGGAAACTGAAAAAGAAGATGACGCAACACGGTTTGCAGAAGAGGCGTGCCGTGAGCGCTATGATCTGGTTGTTTCAATGGGCGGTGATGGCACACTAAATGAAACGATTACAGGTCTAGCAAAGCAGGAATATCAGCCGGCACTTGGCATTGTCCCGCTCGGAACGGTTAATGACTTTGCACGCGCACTGAACATTTCCATGGACGCAGAAGAAGCGATTCAGCAGCTGAAGACGGCTGAGACGAAGCGTGTGGATATCGGACGGATCAATGACCGCTACTTTATGAATATTATTGCACTTGGCGGGATTGCAGAAGCAACATTTGGTGTATCTGTTGAACAAAAAACGAAGCTTGGACCGCTTGCTTATATGATTGAAGGATTCAAAACCATTCGTGAAAAAGAACCGTTTGAAGCGGATATTACATACGACGGACAAAAGTGGGAGGGCAGTGCACTGCTGTTCTTAATGGCACTGACAAACTCTGTCGGAGGGTTTGAAAAGCTTGCCCCGGATGCTGAAGTAAATGATGGACATCTGCACTGTTTTGTCATCAAAGATGTACCGCTTTATAAGCTGATCAGTATTATGACTGCACTGCTGAAAGGTGAACTTGAAGAAGATGAAAATGTAGCGTATTTTAAAGCAAAAGAAGTACACGTGAATTCAGATAAAGATCTGATCTCAAATGTTGACGGGGATGAAGGGGCACATGTGCCACTAACAGTAGAAGTATTAAGCAGACACATTCCAATTCTATGTCCTGTCGAAGATAATCAGTAA
- a CDS encoding pyrrolidone-carboxylate peptidase encodes MMKTLLLTGFEPFLHFKKNPTMEIIKELDGQVIGEWKIAGRIMEVDFHKSGDQVIGYYEKVKPDAVISLGLAGGRTHITPERIAINCNDGEKDNSGFAPAGEKIADEGPDGIFSTLPINAMVQHLHEKDYPASISNSAGTYLCNHVMYRMLHHLQQEGRNIPSGFIHIPASHDMAVESRRLPSWSQSDLTAAIRLCIEVL; translated from the coding sequence ATGATGAAAACTCTTTTATTAACAGGCTTTGAACCTTTTCTGCATTTTAAGAAGAATCCCACAATGGAGATCATTAAAGAACTGGATGGTCAGGTGATCGGTGAATGGAAGATTGCAGGGCGAATCATGGAAGTGGATTTTCATAAATCCGGCGATCAGGTTATCGGGTACTACGAAAAAGTAAAACCTGACGCAGTGATCTCACTTGGTCTTGCCGGCGGACGGACTCATATCACACCTGAGAGAATTGCAATTAATTGTAATGATGGAGAAAAAGATAACAGCGGGTTTGCCCCGGCTGGCGAAAAGATTGCAGATGAAGGTCCGGATGGAATTTTTTCAACACTACCTATCAATGCGATGGTTCAGCATCTTCATGAAAAAGACTATCCGGCGAGTATTTCAAATTCTGCAGGGACATACCTTTGCAATCACGTCATGTACAGGATGCTTCACCATCTGCAGCAGGAGGGCAGAAACATTCCGTCAGGCTTTATACATATTCCGGCCTCACATGATATGGCAGTCGAATCAAGAAGACTCCCAAGCTGGTCACAGTCAGATTTAACCGCTGCCATCAGGCTATGTATTGAGGTGCTTTGA